A genomic segment from Candidatus Poribacteria bacterium encodes:
- a CDS encoding dipeptide ABC transporter ATP-binding protein: MAKLLQVNNLRKYFPIQKGIFQRTIGYVKAVDGINFDVQRGETLGLVGESGCGKTTAGRCLLRLIPPTSGSFIFGEEQVDLAKLTHREMRPFRRRIQMIFQDPHASLNPRMTVGDIVGEPMRVNQTEKGTALQDRIVELLESVGLKSQDMRRYPHAFSGGQRQRIGIARALALQPELIVADEPVSALDVSVQAQILNLLAELREEFNLSYIFIAHDLSVVEHISDRVAVMYLGKIVEISDAETLYQSPQHPYTEALISAVPLPDPSAQRKREHIRLEGDVPDPSQPPTGCYFHPRCRYATDLCKQETPELRQVASGVQVACHHSDTLELQGV; encoded by the coding sequence ATGGCAAAACTGCTTCAAGTAAACAACCTAAGAAAATACTTTCCGATACAAAAAGGCATCTTTCAACGCACCATCGGTTATGTCAAGGCGGTCGATGGTATCAACTTCGACGTGCAACGCGGTGAAACGCTTGGTCTCGTTGGTGAGAGTGGTTGTGGAAAGACGACGGCTGGTCGATGTTTACTCCGGTTAATTCCACCGACAAGTGGAAGTTTCATTTTCGGCGAGGAACAGGTCGATCTGGCGAAATTGACACACCGAGAGATGCGCCCCTTTCGCAGACGCATCCAGATGATCTTCCAAGACCCACACGCATCGCTCAACCCACGGATGACGGTAGGAGATATCGTCGGGGAACCGATGCGCGTCAATCAGACCGAAAAAGGGACAGCACTTCAGGACCGAATTGTTGAGTTGCTGGAATCTGTAGGATTGAAATCACAGGATATGCGTCGTTATCCACACGCCTTCAGCGGTGGACAACGCCAACGTATCGGCATTGCGCGAGCGTTAGCACTCCAACCGGAACTCATCGTCGCAGATGAACCAGTATCTGCGTTGGATGTTTCCGTTCAAGCACAGATTCTCAACCTGCTCGCAGAACTCCGCGAAGAATTCAACCTCTCCTATATCTTTATCGCACATGACTTGAGCGTTGTTGAACATATCAGTGACCGTGTCGCAGTCATGTATCTCGGCAAAATTGTGGAGATCAGCGATGCTGAAACGCTCTATCAATCGCCGCAGCACCCCTACACTGAAGCGTTGATATCGGCTGTACCACTTCCCGATCCGAGCGCGCAGCGGAAACGTGAACACATTCGGCTTGAAGGCGATGTCCCCGATCCGTCTCAGCCACCGACTGGGTGCTATTTCCATCCACGGTGTCGTTATGCAACCGATCTATGTAAACAGGAAACACCTGAACTTCGTCAGGTGGCATCGGGTGTTCAGGTGGCATGTCACCACAGCGATACGCTGGAGTTACAGGGGGTTTAG
- a CDS encoding ABC transporter ATP-binding protein, with protein sequence MASAEKTSHEKPLLEISGLKTVFPTDDGIVNAVSDVSFEIGPGQTVGVVGESGCGKSITGLSLLQLVPSPGRIEAGEILFHRNGDEPLDIAQVSPKSELMRQIRGNEIAIIFQEPMTSLNPVYTVGNQIAEAIVLHEQVDKKTARERAIEMIARVGIPAPAQRVDEYPHQLSGGMRQRIMIAMALCCSPTLLIADEPTTALDVTIQAQVLGLMQELQAEMGMAIMLITHDLGVIADIADEVVVMYAGRVVERGTVDDIFYNPLHPYTQGLLKSIPILGKTPQKTLPSIPGTVPHPLGLPEGCSFQPRCSERMPECEQMPELAVINGESEKGGHAVRCWLHTDL encoded by the coding sequence ATGGCTTCAGCAGAAAAAACATCTCACGAAAAACCGCTCCTGGAAATTTCTGGCTTAAAAACTGTCTTTCCAACAGACGATGGCATCGTGAACGCTGTAAGTGATGTCAGTTTTGAAATCGGTCCCGGACAGACCGTCGGCGTTGTCGGCGAAAGTGGCTGTGGAAAAAGCATCACTGGGCTATCCCTGCTGCAACTCGTGCCATCGCCCGGACGAATCGAAGCGGGCGAGATCTTATTTCATCGCAATGGTGATGAACCGCTGGATATCGCGCAAGTGTCGCCGAAGAGTGAATTGATGCGCCAAATCCGTGGCAACGAAATTGCCATCATTTTCCAGGAGCCGATGACTTCCCTCAATCCAGTTTATACTGTCGGAAACCAGATTGCCGAAGCAATTGTGTTACATGAGCAGGTTGATAAAAAAACGGCACGCGAACGCGCTATTGAAATGATTGCCCGTGTTGGCATACCTGCCCCTGCGCAACGCGTTGATGAATATCCGCACCAACTCTCCGGTGGTATGCGTCAACGTATCATGATTGCGATGGCACTCTGTTGTTCGCCCACGTTGCTCATCGCGGATGAACCGACAACAGCACTTGATGTGACGATCCAGGCACAGGTACTTGGTCTTATGCAAGAACTTCAGGCGGAAATGGGAATGGCGATTATGCTCATCACCCATGATCTTGGTGTTATTGCGGATATCGCGGATGAAGTCGTTGTCATGTACGCGGGGCGTGTCGTCGAAAGAGGCACCGTTGATGACATCTTCTATAATCCGTTGCACCCTTACACGCAGGGATTGCTAAAATCTATACCCATCCTTGGAAAAACGCCGCAAAAAACCTTGCCCTCTATACCCGGGACAGTGCCACATCCGTTGGGGCTGCCGGAGGGATGTTCATTTCAACCCAGATGTTCGGAACGGATGCCGGAATGTGAGCAGATGCCAGAACTCGCGGTCATCAACGGAGAATCGGAGAAAGGTGGGCATGCTGTCCGATGCTGGCTTCACACAGATCTTTAA
- a CDS encoding sigma-70 family RNA polymerase sigma factor: MIPDDVYVHKTVEGDAEAFNELVNRHHSKIYGLAYRMLGNPEDAADATQETFLEAYKSIKSFRFQSQFGTWLYSIGINTCQQHIRKSQSHERKLTAYTRETEIDSVASEEDSPERSVIKTEQSEVVQGAISRLPAKQREVVTLYYMQHLKYREIADILKCSEGTVASRLNQALKNLKRKLSKYYL, from the coding sequence ATGATTCCTGATGATGTGTACGTACACAAAACAGTAGAAGGCGATGCCGAGGCATTCAACGAGCTCGTCAATCGGCATCATTCAAAGATTTATGGGCTTGCCTACCGGATGCTTGGTAATCCAGAAGATGCCGCCGACGCAACGCAGGAAACGTTTTTAGAGGCATACAAATCAATTAAATCGTTTCGATTTCAGTCGCAGTTCGGGACATGGTTATATAGTATCGGCATCAATACGTGCCAACAGCATATTCGTAAATCGCAATCGCATGAACGCAAGCTTACCGCTTACACCAGAGAAACAGAGATTGATAGTGTAGCTTCTGAAGAGGATTCACCTGAACGGTCGGTAATTAAGACCGAGCAAAGCGAGGTGGTACAAGGTGCTATTAGTCGTTTACCGGCAAAGCAACGCGAGGTTGTCACGCTTTATTATATGCAGCACCTTAAATACCGGGAAATTGCTGATATCTTAAAGTGCTCAGAGGGTACTGTGGCTTCACGGTTGAATCAGGCACTGAAAAATCTCAAGCGGAAGCTGAGCAAATATTATCTCTAA
- a CDS encoding HEAT repeat domain-containing protein, with protein sequence MPKHGIPKQKKMRGMNKYQKNAHRRREDRLRGNEVEYYLSLAYSSNPDDRVEAMDNLCPCHVRKSVDKVWVALYKGLVDPDLRVRKAAWHTLEDGGNPNDPRLQPLLERIAKEETDQKLRQSALDLIAATRKVEEQKEMLLGQKAHTFSGRCDWCGASNVPVSYDYETELETNGTKRFALVCEACEV encoded by the coding sequence ATGCCAAAACATGGAATTCCGAAGCAAAAAAAAATGAGAGGCATGAACAAATATCAGAAGAATGCACATCGCCGACGTGAAGATCGGTTGCGCGGCAATGAGGTAGAATACTATCTCTCGCTTGCGTATTCTTCCAACCCGGATGATCGCGTTGAGGCAATGGATAATCTCTGTCCTTGTCATGTTCGGAAAAGTGTTGACAAAGTTTGGGTGGCACTCTACAAAGGGTTGGTTGATCCCGATCTGCGTGTCCGCAAAGCCGCGTGGCATACACTCGAGGACGGCGGGAATCCGAACGATCCGAGACTGCAACCGCTCCTTGAAAGGATCGCCAAAGAGGAAACCGATCAGAAACTCCGTCAAAGTGCACTTGACCTCATCGCTGCGACCCGAAAGGTTGAAGAACAGAAGGAGATGCTGTTGGGACAGAAAGCGCACACCTTTTCTGGACGATGCGATTGGTGTGGCGCGTCAAACGTGCCGGTCAGTTACGATTACGAAACCGAGCTTGAGACGAACGGTACCAAACGCTTCGCCTTGGTCTGTGAGGCGTGTGAAGTTTGA
- a CDS encoding DUF499 domain-containing protein, giving the protein MDNNAWHEHCVLRDDVRQGTLELAEFAADLYAVRMKDAPNVYQIPTLFFDRTYPTYNLKRLARDVLQRLAGQGGNPVITVQVAYGGGKTHALIALLHLAEQGSKFQTHPTVQEFMGFSGLDTLPQTRVALLPFDKFDVINGLLVVGPDGKQHRVKTPWGALAYQLAGDEGLAIVAEHEADYINPAEQTLVDLLKVPQNEGLSTLILLDEALMYTRAAVNDDPKRFGMLQDFFQALTQAVEKVDSASIVASLITSDIIADDPTGVRVLNMLEGVFRRLEETFEPVSRGDVSELLRRRLFEFVPTEKERRTVVDSLVASRQTLPIRESHKDQEAYDELLSSYPFHPDLIEIFYQKWTQLSNFQGTRGMFRTFALLLREAAGKDIAAFVGPNALLATNAELSDAVQELIKACDEGNQWTPILTGELERARAIQKDLPLLTAREVEAAVITTFLHSQPAGQKAEWADLYLLLAHADIDLMSVEKGLSEWREASWFLKENDNNWALGTTPNLTNMHVRAMARINDDQITEDVMKRIRDAALGRNTDEVKPHTLPDSPADVPDTPELRFVIVGPEYTAVPGEDISESITAFFKRTYQNSVIVLAPENSLLAGLRQRIRRILGWQNIETGDDMSLLNGSQEALLLQRKQDDQANILESIISVYSVLISVDENGDIKANSLPPGTDSPFERVKTTLIAEDRLLTTSLDPDLLTPESYFDIWGENETAKPVQGLYGMFASLPRLPRLLNRRVFVDTLRRGVTEGRIVLRTVRPDGSQYTHWREAPAADEDFWSKALEIVPIEYAELHNLSPELLTPGQLPELWQSDNSVTTVGAIREFFNGDEVPKLASDNVLLEAIQSVVQNSLLMARRQDKAYLKELIPDTEITDDLELLAPLESVSGSELNHNNLPDAWENGTSSVGKLMDVLATRKGTPIPWSLIVDAVTDGVSKNLFEFASKDAKWPCDAGVANGVGLKVSQALVRITPKDLIGEEAKSAWTFGQSTLGLIKQVLESKISVSIPDDVFRGAVKGAIDNRLIISNDNRLVILEGVLPDDFYEIPVEQAAWVRHTESYLTEIEIQNLAEAVADLTNIAPELDFKFHISITAEGEPPSSEVLEKINEALQKITDKLKFD; this is encoded by the coding sequence ATGGACAATAACGCGTGGCATGAACATTGTGTTTTAAGAGACGATGTCCGACAAGGCACACTCGAACTTGCAGAATTCGCAGCGGATCTCTATGCAGTGCGAATGAAAGATGCCCCAAACGTCTATCAAATCCCCACGCTCTTTTTTGACCGCACCTATCCGACCTACAATCTTAAAAGATTAGCGCGAGATGTCCTTCAGCGGTTAGCTGGGCAAGGCGGCAACCCCGTTATCACCGTTCAAGTCGCTTACGGTGGTGGAAAAACCCATGCACTGATTGCTCTCTTGCATCTGGCTGAGCAAGGTTCTAAATTCCAAACACATCCCACCGTGCAGGAGTTTATGGGTTTTAGCGGTTTAGACACGTTGCCTCAAACAAGAGTCGCACTTCTACCTTTTGACAAATTCGATGTCATAAACGGGCTTTTGGTGGTTGGGCCTGACGGTAAGCAGCATCGGGTTAAAACGCCCTGGGGGGCGTTAGCATACCAACTCGCTGGCGATGAAGGGCTCGCAATCGTCGCTGAGCATGAAGCGGATTATATCAACCCTGCTGAACAGACGCTTGTTGACCTGCTTAAAGTGCCACAGAACGAGGGGCTATCCACCCTCATTTTGCTTGACGAAGCCCTCATGTACACGCGCGCTGCTGTCAATGATGACCCAAAGCGATTCGGAATGCTTCAGGATTTCTTCCAAGCCCTTACGCAGGCCGTTGAAAAGGTGGATAGTGCTTCAATTGTAGCGAGTCTCATTACCTCTGATATTATTGCAGACGATCCGACCGGCGTTCGTGTGCTAAATATGTTGGAAGGCGTATTTCGTCGGTTGGAAGAAACCTTTGAACCTGTCTCACGAGGAGACGTTTCAGAATTGCTCCGACGGCGATTGTTTGAGTTTGTCCCCACCGAAAAGGAACGCCGTACCGTTGTGGATAGCCTTGTTGCATCAAGGCAAACATTGCCCATCCGTGAGTCTCATAAGGATCAAGAGGCGTATGATGAACTCCTGAGCTCTTATCCATTTCACCCGGACCTCATAGAGATTTTCTATCAGAAATGGACACAACTCAGTAACTTCCAGGGGACGCGTGGCATGTTTCGGACATTCGCACTTCTCTTGAGAGAAGCTGCCGGAAAAGATATTGCAGCTTTCGTAGGGCCGAACGCCTTACTTGCTACGAATGCCGAACTCTCGGATGCTGTCCAAGAACTCATTAAAGCCTGTGATGAAGGCAATCAGTGGACACCCATTCTCACGGGAGAGCTCGAAAGAGCCCGCGCGATTCAGAAAGACTTACCGCTCCTCACAGCCCGAGAAGTTGAAGCCGCTGTCATTACCACCTTTTTGCATTCACAACCGGCCGGACAGAAAGCAGAATGGGCAGACCTCTACCTCCTGCTTGCACACGCCGATATTGACCTGATGTCCGTAGAGAAAGGGCTTTCTGAATGGCGAGAAGCCTCCTGGTTTCTGAAAGAAAACGATAATAACTGGGCTTTGGGAACCACTCCCAATCTGACCAACATGCACGTCCGCGCAATGGCGAGAATCAATGACGACCAAATCACTGAAGATGTGATGAAGCGGATAAGAGATGCCGCTTTGGGCCGAAACACAGATGAGGTCAAACCTCATACATTACCAGATTCGCCTGCTGATGTTCCCGATACCCCTGAACTTCGCTTTGTGATTGTCGGTCCCGAATATACCGCAGTACCCGGTGAAGACATTTCCGAATCAATTACCGCGTTTTTCAAAAGAACCTATCAAAACAGTGTCATTGTCCTTGCTCCTGAGAACTCGTTATTAGCAGGATTGCGACAACGCATCCGTAGAATTCTTGGATGGCAGAATATCGAGACTGGTGACGATATGAGTCTTTTGAATGGATCGCAGGAGGCACTACTTTTACAACGCAAGCAAGACGACCAAGCCAACATTTTAGAGTCGATTATATCAGTTTATAGCGTCCTGATTTCCGTTGATGAAAATGGCGACATTAAAGCAAATTCATTACCACCGGGCACAGATTCACCTTTTGAACGGGTCAAAACCACTTTGATAGCTGAAGACAGACTGCTAACAACCTCGCTTGATCCAGATCTGCTCACACCGGAAAGTTACTTTGATATCTGGGGAGAAAATGAAACTGCCAAACCTGTTCAAGGGTTATATGGTATGTTTGCCAGCCTTCCCCGTCTACCGCGTCTGCTAAACCGACGGGTATTCGTTGATACGCTTCGGCGCGGTGTTACGGAGGGTCGGATTGTGCTACGCACCGTCCGTCCGGATGGTTCACAGTATACCCATTGGCGTGAAGCACCCGCTGCTGACGAGGATTTCTGGAGCAAAGCGTTAGAAATCGTTCCGATTGAATACGCAGAACTCCACAACCTTAGTCCTGAGTTATTAACTCCGGGCCAACTACCGGAGTTATGGCAAAGTGATAATTCCGTTACAACGGTAGGTGCGATCCGCGAATTCTTCAACGGAGACGAAGTGCCCAAACTCGCTTCTGACAATGTGCTTTTGGAAGCAATCCAGTCTGTTGTTCAAAACAGCTTACTCATGGCACGTCGTCAGGACAAAGCCTATCTTAAAGAACTCATTCCTGACACCGAGATAACTGACGATCTAGAATTGCTTGCGCCGTTAGAATCCGTTAGTGGTTCTGAACTCAACCACAACAACTTGCCTGATGCATGGGAGAACGGAACATCATCTGTCGGTAAGCTGATGGACGTGTTAGCCACACGCAAAGGCACGCCGATTCCGTGGTCACTGATTGTTGATGCTGTCACCGATGGTGTGTCTAAGAATCTCTTTGAATTTGCCAGTAAGGATGCCAAGTGGCCCTGTGATGCGGGGGTAGCCAATGGAGTCGGTTTAAAAGTTTCACAAGCACTTGTGAGAATAACACCGAAGGATCTCATTGGCGAGGAGGCAAAATCCGCATGGACATTCGGTCAGTCCACACTCGGATTGATTAAACAAGTACTTGAATCCAAGATAAGTGTTTCTATTCCTGATGATGTGTTTCGCGGTGCAGTCAAAGGGGCAATTGACAATAGATTAATCATTTCAAATGACAACAGGTTAGTCATTTTGGAAGGAGTGCTCCCAGACGACTTTTACGAAATTCCTGTGGAGCAGGCAGCGTGGGTCCGCCATACAGAATCATACCTTACGGAAATCGAAATTCAGAATTTGGCTGAAGCGGTTGCTGATTTGACTAACATCGCACCTGAACTCGACTTTAAGTTTCACATATCAATTACCGCTGAGGGTGAACCTCCATCAAGTGAAGTGCTGGAAAAGATAAATGAAGCACTTCAGAAGATCACAGATAAACTGAAGTTTGATTAA
- a CDS encoding nucleotidyltransferase family protein has product MIEALKKIVAEEKDEIRQQYKAQIKAVFGSYARGDFEADSDLDLLVDMDAGATLFDLVRLQHFLEDRLGCKVDVGTRNSLREELRESVFSEAIYL; this is encoded by the coding sequence ATGATTGAAGCACTAAAAAAAATAGTTGCAGAAGAGAAGGACGAAATCCGTCAGCAGTACAAGGCACAAATTAAAGCCGTCTTCGGTTCCTACGCGCGTGGCGATTTCGAGGCAGATAGCGATTTGGATCTTTTGGTGGATATGGATGCTGGTGCTACGCTGTTCGATCTTGTGCGGCTCCAACACTTTTTGGAGGATAGACTCGGATGTAAGGTGGATGTGGGAACGCGAAACTCACTCCGAGAGGAGCTGCGGGAGTCCGTGTTCAGCGAAGCTATATATCTATGA
- a CDS encoding DUF1156 domain-containing protein, with amino-acid sequence MPRRLIEEAFPLKKVSEDSKHEKNPRPRPGHISTLHMWPARRPLAACRAVTIATLLPDPEDAEEKMKVEYTRLSGSPLPEKQREYLCDDLIASLTRWGDENGHGNWNVKDKKGRWLNKLRIARELILMAYEGNPPKILDMFAGGGAIPFEAMRLGCEVTASDYNSVAWFLLKCTLEYPQRLAGKTAPLPDLNLDEKPNLKNGDLADHVRLWAQWVLENAEKELIQYYPEVDGKTVVAYLWARTIPCQDPQCGATIPLLKTLWVCKQAEKMLPDTEKNRSRSDFMRLEKTRSKTKVVINRKRALKLYPDPKTKRVRFEIITPKNADDVGQPTRLGSNVICPFCGAQQPANYIKTCGQESKFKAQMTAVVYQESYGDEYRAPTQADIDGADVSKEALEAIADQIPYGIPNEPLPSKERHRAVGSQLPDYGFKTWESLFTLRQLLSLMTFVKWTRAAWVEMENAGYFADWREAIQAYLGILTNRLANYTSTICIWETATGAIKQVFLRYALPITWDFAESNPLSHRNRYYRGSINSVERVLRKNCMNLLSELHCPDILNLPAQRGLKGFADAIITDPPYYDAIPYADISDFFYVWLRRSIGDRFPSIFDNLLTPKVEELVQHHKTGVRGKIGKQFYENGMAESFQAAHDSLDVNGRIVIVFAHKSPEAWETLVRAMIEAGLVVTASWPIDTELQGGLKVKIAALATSLWLVCRKRSTKAKAGHYGKVKREMQKRITERLRYFWDQGIRGPDFVWAAIGPALESYSSHKEVKRLDGKVFTVTEFLTEVRRMVTDFALGQILHGASTEALDEWTRYYLMHKDYFRTENAPVGECILLAQGYGVPLDDLRAAQTGILKKASSGNALKLLGHTERTSDRIGYAHTSGKIPMIDMIHKVMKLWDAGESAQINAYFHEYGLQENPLFKAVVQALIETSPQGSSERSLLETLINYEPGEPVSGVSGPGRSDSDVVQPELPLGEGSS; translated from the coding sequence TTGCCACGTAGACTCATTGAAGAAGCCTTTCCACTGAAAAAAGTCTCCGAAGACTCAAAACATGAAAAGAACCCACGACCGCGCCCCGGTCACATTTCTACACTACACATGTGGCCCGCTCGCCGTCCGCTCGCCGCATGCCGCGCTGTCACAATAGCGACATTGCTACCAGATCCCGAAGATGCGGAAGAAAAAATGAAGGTGGAATACACACGTCTTTCCGGTTCACCACTACCTGAAAAACAGCGTGAATACTTGTGTGACGATTTGATTGCTTCATTAACACGGTGGGGAGATGAGAATGGACATGGCAATTGGAACGTAAAGGATAAAAAAGGACGTTGGTTGAATAAACTCCGAATCGCCAGAGAACTCATTTTGATGGCGTATGAAGGAAACCCACCAAAAATTTTAGATATGTTTGCCGGTGGGGGCGCGATTCCCTTTGAGGCAATGCGCCTCGGTTGTGAAGTCACCGCAAGCGACTATAATTCAGTGGCGTGGTTCCTGCTCAAATGTACACTTGAATATCCACAACGTCTCGCTGGAAAAACCGCTCCGCTCCCCGATCTCAACCTTGATGAAAAACCTAATCTGAAAAACGGAGACCTCGCCGATCATGTCCGTCTATGGGCACAATGGGTTTTGGAAAATGCTGAAAAAGAACTTATCCAATACTATCCTGAGGTTGATGGTAAAACAGTGGTCGCCTATCTCTGGGCGAGAACTATTCCGTGCCAAGATCCACAGTGTGGAGCAACTATTCCGCTGCTTAAGACGCTGTGGGTTTGCAAACAAGCGGAGAAAATGCTTCCAGACACAGAGAAAAATAGAAGCCGTTCCGATTTCATGCGGTTAGAAAAAACAAGGAGCAAAACTAAAGTCGTTATCAACAGGAAACGGGCACTCAAACTTTACCCAGATCCTAAGACAAAACGTGTACGATTTGAGATTATCACACCTAAAAATGCAGATGATGTTGGCCAACCTACAAGGTTAGGATCAAATGTGATCTGTCCATTTTGCGGTGCACAACAACCGGCAAATTACATTAAGACTTGTGGTCAGGAAAGCAAATTCAAGGCACAAATGACAGCGGTTGTGTATCAAGAATCGTATGGTGATGAGTACCGAGCACCTACCCAAGCGGATATTGACGGTGCTGATGTGTCAAAAGAAGCGTTGGAAGCAATAGCTGATCAGATTCCTTATGGAATTCCTAATGAGCCTTTGCCAAGCAAAGAAAGACACCGAGCGGTTGGTTCGCAGTTACCCGATTACGGCTTTAAAACATGGGAAAGTCTCTTTACATTACGGCAATTATTGTCATTGATGACCTTTGTGAAATGGACACGTGCAGCATGGGTAGAAATGGAGAATGCTGGCTATTTTGCAGACTGGCGTGAAGCGATTCAAGCGTATTTGGGCATTTTAACGAATAGACTTGCTAACTACACTAGCACGATTTGCATCTGGGAAACAGCTACAGGAGCAATCAAACAGGTGTTTCTCCGATATGCTCTTCCAATAACATGGGATTTCGCAGAGAGTAATCCACTTTCTCATCGAAATAGATATTATAGAGGATCCATCAATTCTGTTGAGCGCGTGCTGCGAAAAAATTGTATGAATTTGCTCTCGGAACTTCATTGTCCCGATATCCTAAATTTACCTGCACAACGAGGCCTTAAAGGTTTTGCTGATGCAATTATTACCGATCCCCCTTATTATGATGCAATTCCTTATGCAGATATCTCTGATTTTTTTTACGTGTGGCTCCGTCGTTCAATTGGTGATCGATTTCCAAGTATTTTTGATAATTTACTTACTCCAAAAGTGGAGGAACTTGTTCAACATCATAAAACAGGGGTACGAGGAAAAATTGGTAAACAATTTTATGAAAATGGTATGGCAGAAAGTTTCCAGGCAGCTCATGACTCATTAGATGTTAATGGTAGGATAGTAATTGTATTCGCTCACAAATCCCCAGAAGCATGGGAAACTCTTGTTAGAGCAATGATTGAAGCAGGTTTGGTGGTTACAGCATCATGGCCTATTGATACGGAGCTACAGGGAGGACTTAAGGTGAAAATCGCTGCACTCGCAACGTCGCTATGGCTCGTCTGTCGGAAGCGTTCCACAAAAGCGAAAGCAGGACATTACGGCAAAGTCAAACGCGAAATGCAGAAACGGATTACCGAACGCCTCCGCTATTTCTGGGACCAAGGCATCCGAGGCCCCGACTTCGTCTGGGCTGCCATAGGCCCCGCTCTGGAAAGTTACTCCAGCCACAAAGAGGTCAAACGTCTGGATGGGAAGGTCTTCACTGTAACAGAATTTCTCACAGAGGTGCGGCGGATGGTGACCGACTTCGCATTGGGTCAAATACTGCACGGTGCAAGCACGGAAGCATTGGACGAATGGACGCGTTACTATCTGATGCATAAGGACTACTTCAGGACAGAAAACGCCCCCGTGGGCGAGTGTATCCTCTTGGCACAAGGCTATGGGGTGCCCCTCGACGATCTACGTGCCGCACAGACTGGCATTTTGAAGAAGGCTAGCTCCGGCAATGCCCTCAAACTCCTTGGACACACCGAACGCACTTCGGACCGAATCGGCTATGCCCACACGTCGGGAAAAATTCCGATGATAGATATGATTCACAAAGTTATGAAACTTTGGGACGCTGGTGAAAGCGCGCAAATCAACGCCTACTTCCACGAGTATGGACTGCAAGAGAACCCGCTTTTCAAGGCTGTCGTTCAGGCACTCATTGAAACGAGTCCGCAAGGTTCCAGTGAAAGGTCGCTTTTGGAGACGCTCATCAATTATGAACCGGGAGAACCGGTAAGCGGCGTTTCCGGTCCTGGACGCTCAGACTCTGACGTAGTCCAACCCGAGCTTCCACTTGGCGAAGGTTCGTCGTAA